The following nucleotide sequence is from Podospora bellae-mahoneyi strain CBS 112042 chromosome 1 map unlocalized CBS112042p_1, whole genome shotgun sequence.
TGAGTTCAAAGTAAACATCCGATGCTGGGTTGACCTGATTTGACCTGAGCTGAGGGAAATTGACTAGAACGTTGGAGAATCATGGATTCCATTCAAATTCTGTTATCTGTCGCCTGTGCCGTCCTTCCTTCCCTAAGGTACTTGCGCTTTCCGTTCCCTAAATCCAAACACCAGGCAAAGACCGGCCAAAGCAGAACAGTGAATGACAAATGGAAGCAGCAAAACCGGAGGGTTAGGGCTGAATCCATTCCGGAGGTTGCATCCCTAAATCCGAAAGCCGAACTCAAGCACTACAATGACCCGTCTGTAACCTGTTGACTCGGGAAGCAGCAAGCTGGGAGGTCGCTCTCCCCATTCACATCCCGCCGCCATGTCAGCATCTCACATCTCACCCCCTCCTACATCATCCCATTTACGCGTTCACATCCCGGAGTTCCCACACACTATTCTCCATCAACAAAAGTTCCAATAAAAACACTGCCACGGCATAAATAATCCACTGTCCACAACACACTCACAACCCAACGATTTAACCCCTTCTAGCTACCCACccaaacctcaacccccccaaccatgTCCCTCACAGGCAAAGTCCTCCTCATAACAGGCGGAACGAAAGGCATCGGCCGCGCCACCGTCCACCGCGCAGCCTCCCTCGGTGCCTCCATCGTCTTCTCCTACCTCTCCCCAGCAAGCAGCACTACCGCCTCCGAAATCGTCACCCAATCCGGCGGTCCCTCCCGTCTCCTCGCCATCCAAGCAGACGCCTCCAAATTAGACCATATTGACAAGCTTGTCCACGCTGCCGTGGACAAGTTTGGAAAAATCGACATCGTCGTCCCCAACGGTACACATTACCCCCTTTCCCTGACGAAACTTCGCGCTGACGGGCTTTTTATTAGCTGGAATAATGGGCATGGTCGACCTCGCCCACGCAACAGAAGACTCCTACGACGCTcacttcaacctcaacgTCAAGGGCGCGCTTTTCCTGGTGCAAAAGGCTCTGCCTTACTTCCCACCTGAGGGCGGGAGGGTCATCTTCATCTCGACCGGTCTCAACACGGCGAGTGGGGTAAGTCCGGGCTATCTGATCTATGTCGCGACAAAAGGGGCCATCGACCAAATGACCCGGGCTCTGTCAAAGGATTTGGCCAAGAGGAATATTACCGTCAATGCTGTTGCACCTGGACCAACAGGGACGGATTTGTTCTTTGAGGGCAAGTCGGAGCAGATTGTCAATTTTTTGAAGAATCAGAGTCCCTTTGGACGTTTGGGAGAGCCACAAGAAATCGCCGATGTGATTTTATGGCTGGCATCAGAAGAAAGCAAGTGGGTGTCGGGACAGATCATCAGGGTGAATGGTGCCAACATGGTGTAAGTCAAGACATCAGTGGTGTATTGATGGGTGTGGTAAATGATCTCAGATGTTGCTCCTCCCACCCTTGAGTCAACTAATACGTGAATCGGAATCCCACCTGAAAATCTGTTAGCACCGGATATGCTATTCAAAATACTTGATACACGTACCGTTTGCTCCAAAACCTTTCCTGTCCTCCTCAGTGAGCGGTTGGCGAGATAGAAATAGATAGTGAGAAGACCAACAAGCGTTATCATCAGCAAATGGGATCTACATGCCGTTAGCAATAATAGTACCAGAAAAGGATTGCCAACTTACCCTATAGATATCCAAACTGCGGTGGCGTAGTGTGGCGCCTCATAATTTTGGACAATGAAGCTACCAGCAATACCACCGGCCCCATTGAACATTGTACATGCCGCAGCAGTAAATACACGCTTCCATTGTCTGCTGCAATGTTAGCACAAAGACCCACATCCTTTGCCGGCCGATAGACGTACCCAACAACATTGTTAGCTTGATACGCAGTAAGCGCAGCCCAGTTGGCGACGTAAGCCCCCGTGGCCAAAAAGACGCCAAAGTAGCGAGCACCTGAATTACCTGCAAACCCAAGCACAGCAAAGCCGGTGATGAGACAAGTGGCGTTGAATGTGATGACCGGTCCTCGTACCCGAAACCTGTCTGCGTACCAAGACGAGAGCAGCACAGGCACAATGGCGTAGTAATACGGTGGTGCCGAAAGAATGATGGCCGCGTCAGACGAGTACCCAAGCCCGTtctggaggatgatgggtaCAAAGTATGCCAGGGCAGTTGACACTATATTCTGCATGAAGAACAAGCAGGCAAATGCCCAGATCTTCAGGTCTTTGGCGTGCTTGAGAACCTCAACGATGGAGAACTTCTGAGGAATGACATCGCCGCGGTCCTTTTCGATTCTGCTGGCGACGATGTCGGCTTCTTTGCGTGTCAGGAAGCGGAAGCTCTTGTCGGAATTCTCAGGAAAATCAACCATCCTGGGTAGCAAAGTCAGTGTTTGTCGACCAAAATGcgaaaacaacaaaacagaaCAAAACATACCACCAATAGGTCACAATCCCAATAACACAGGTGCACACCCCCTTTGACCATCAGTCAGCAGCAAATTCAAAGCATTGAAGCCAAACACCAAGGCCATAAAACCTCGAAAGCAACCCGCAAATCAAAAGGGGGCCAAGAGTAAACAAAGCCCACCCACCTGCACAACaaacatccacctccacccttccaaccccctACGCCCATCCAACCGATTCAACCCATAATTCACCAAACTCCCCgtcgccaacaccaccacctccccgctCTGCATAAAAGCAAACCTCAACTGCTGCTCCCCCCTTGGATACCACGTGCTAATCAAGTACGCCAACCCCGGAAAGAtccccgccatcgccgccccTAACAAAATCCTTAGCGCAATCATCTGCTGCCACGTCCTCACAAACCCCGTGCACAACGTGATCAatccaaagaaaaaagtgaTAACGGAAAACCATATCCTCGGGCCGAGGAGGCGCACcgcgatggtggaggggagttggaagatgatggacgagatggtgaagatgaagatggagatggagaagcgGTTGCCGacgtcgaggccgaggtcgGTGAGCATCGAGGTTACGGCTGCCGAGGAGAGGACGCCCgagtcgaggaggttgagggagcaGAGGAGGCCGGCGATGGTGCAGAGGCGGAGGTCGACTTTGCGGCGGATGCGTCTGTAGGTTTCATTGTCGTTTTGGGGGTTGCCGGGGTCAGCTGGGttgtgggtggtgttgagggtggcaTCGCCGAGGTTTAGGGAGACGTTGCTGGCTTCACCGGTGGTGGTCTTTTTGTCCGTCTTGTTGTGGTGACGGTTGGGGGGCGGTGTGGGGGCCCCTGTTGTTCCGGGCGCGTCGAGTGCGCCGGTCGAGGATGCCATGGTGCTGTGTCGAAAGTGTCGAGATGGCTGTGCAgagttggtgttttggatTGGCGAGTCATCAATCTGAGAGATTTCCTGTGCCCGACGTGTAAAACTCCCAGTTGGAAAGTGCTTGGATGAAAATATGATATGCAGGGACGGCGGCAGGGTGGGGCTGTCGGTTGCGACATCGCACGGCGTCGGGGACAGGGCGGGAGCTTTTCGATCGGCAAATAGCGGCGGATCTTTTCCAATGTCTTACTTTTGACGTGTTACCATCGGGCTTTTATTGAAGCAACAGCATCGGAGGTATCTGTGGGAGGTTGGAATGCACATCGCAGAGTCTTGGATCGAGGGGCAAATCTTCGGTAGTGCCTACCTTACTTCAAAAGGCTGCTATTTTGACGAGGTGAAGCTGTCGGTTTTTGATCATGCCTTGtatgggaggaggccggtcAGAGTGGATCAGTTGACATCAGATATAAGGTCTTGAAGGTAACTGAGCATATTCATTGAGAAATGCTGCTCAAGAGTGAATTCATGATGTCTCGGTTCATATATACGTTCATATATGTCGCTACATAACGCAAGGAGGTATCTTATACAAATAATGCCCACGAGCTGATATGCCTTAAATAATTCACCAAATGACGACAGAAACAAGATAACCTCCTTTCACCCAGAATACACACCGATTCTTCAGTGTCCTAACCCAGCGATGACACGAAGGTAAGAAATATGAGGTGTGTTCGTCGTATCAAGACCACTATGATGCTCGGTCTTGACGCTCAGGCTAATGGGCTGTTGGTGAAGGCCGTTGGGGGCGGCAAAGCCTGGAGTTGGTGCGAAGTGATGGTGTCGGAGTGGTTCGCCCACAGTCACAAGCTGCGCTGTGTTCACGGAGATTCTCTCGGTCGCCATGAACTGATCCGCGTATATCGTCCACTTGATTGTTGTCCCTGGGGTGGGCACTTTGGCCACTAGCATGGCGGGTTTTGCGCTTCTTGGACGGTGAGACGATCACACTACCAGACTCGCTGTGATTGTACGCAACTGAGGCAACCGATCCCTCATTGTCATTGGCCATCGCTGACATGTTTGCGGATTGTGCTCGTGAAaagctggtgaggttgggttCAGATTGTCCCGCAACCTGGCACCAATTTCTTGGAACTCGTTTGCGGTGTGTTGTGGCATTAGGGCTGCCCCAATTGGTGATCCTTGGTGAAATGTCCCTGTTGGGTTCCAAGTGTTGCCAGCATTCGGTTCGTCGGGTGGCCGAAGGGCAGTAATTCGTCGTTCCAAGAAAGCGCGCACACTTTGAAGTGTGCTATCGATACGTCCATTGTCCTCTGTTGCGGCGTCTTGGAGGTAGCAACTTCGGTCATACCGTTGGtcctcggtgatggtgacgaaCCAGTTGAGGTCCTGTCTGTTCAATTGATTCATCCAGGGACCAGTTTTAGCCATAAGCTCCCAGAATTTGGTTCCAGTCGGTGACGTTTTGCTGCTCGGCATCCGACTTTTGCTCAGAGTGGATGTCTTGAGTCTCGATTTGGTGAGTAGTTGATCTCAGAGCCGCCCATCTGGAAGTCTTTGTCCGTCATGTTGTTGACTAGAGTATGAAGCCCTTGAGTTGATAGTGAGTCAGTAATGATGCAGAAAACCTTGGTGATTC
It contains:
- a CDS encoding uncharacterized protein (EggNog:ENOG503NY2C; COG:G) gives rise to the protein MASSTGALDAPGTTGAPTPPPNRHHNKTDKKTTTGEASNVSLNLGDATLNTTHNPADPGNPQNDNETYRRIRRKVDLRLCTIAGLLCSLNLLDSGVLSSAAVTSMLTDLGLDVGNRFSISIFIFTISSIIFQLPSTIAVRLLGPRIWFSVITFFFGLITLCTGFVRTWQQMIALRILLGAAMAGIFPGLAYLISTWYPRGEQQLRFAFMQSGEVVVLATGSLVNYGLNRLDGRRGLEGWRWMFVVQGVCTCVIGIVTYWWMVDFPENSDKSFRFLTRKEADIVASRIEKDRGDVIPQKFSIVEVLKHAKDLKIWAFACLFFMQNIVSTALAYFVPIILQNGLGYSSDAAIILSAPPYYYAIVPVLLSSWYADRFRVRGPVITFNATCLITGFAVLGFAGNSGARYFGVFLATGAYVANWAALTAYQANNVVGQWKRVFTAAACTMFNGAGGIAGSFIVQNYEAPHYATAVWISIGSHLLMITLVGLLTIYFYLANRSLRRTGKVLEQTVGFRFTY
- a CDS encoding uncharacterized protein (EggNog:ENOG503NVGJ; COG:Q), whose translation is MSLTGKVLLITGGTKGIGRATVHRAASLGASIVFSYLSPASSTTASEIVTQSGGPSRLLAIQADASKLDHIDKLVHAAVDKFGKIDIVVPNAGIMGMVDLAHATEDSYDAHFNLNVKGALFLVQKALPYFPPEGGRVIFISTGLNTASGVSPGYLIYVATKGAIDQMTRALSKDLAKRNITVNAVAPGPTGTDLFFEGKSEQIVNFLKNQSPFGRLGEPQEIADVILWLASEESKWVSGQIIRVNGANMV